Proteins encoded within one genomic window of uncultured Draconibacterium sp.:
- a CDS encoding carbohydrate binding domain-containing protein yields the protein MKNYIKILLLGSLSIFLLTTGCKEDEAFAPVNITEMSVDSAYPLDVITISGSNLETVQSAWVGTEEAVFMYNGTAIDLTIPEDAKIGSSFITLVVASEYRVVTGFEVLLRPTPVVQSLNSSAVAPGSELTIKGLSLNAEYNPSVTIGGVTANITSNTETELKVTVPALEAYEEAEVEVTTMHGTSKSDFLFFAGENLIVNGELDMGSGNDFDNWTKLNGGDQMTEVSGDDAYYGRSMRVVGAASNPWNTQFASDPVMLMENTEYTVVILAKAELDGAIMRVSASQWPDDYFYGDDVELTTDWQQYAWTFTGQELENGTRIVLDMGHTDVPFVVDNITLIQGASAPVGSSPELLTNGSFEEDLTGWEVLNGADNAEITAAESYCGSKSLKVVGAGGNPWDVQIAANALELEVGMQYELGFWAKAAGEEGFFRVSASKYDGQGSDFLYSPDFALTTDWAYYSVVFEAKTTATGDVNIVIDAGATTQTMYIDAMSLKEYVTRESEYANGGFEEDLTGWEVLNGADNASVTAAESYEGDKSLKVIGAGGNPWDVQIAADAVALTVGQQYKVSFWAKAAGEEGFFRISASQYDGQGSDFFYSPDFNLTTEWAYYSKVFEAKTTATGDVRVLIDAGATTQTLYIDNLIIAEYDEPCGE from the coding sequence ATGAAAAATTATATAAAAATTCTTTTGCTGGGCTCTTTGTCAATCTTTCTTTTAACAACAGGTTGTAAAGAAGATGAGGCATTCGCTCCCGTAAATATCACAGAAATGAGTGTAGACTCAGCCTATCCACTCGATGTGATAACAATTTCCGGTTCTAACCTCGAAACAGTTCAGTCTGCATGGGTGGGAACCGAAGAAGCGGTGTTTATGTACAATGGTACGGCTATCGATTTAACTATTCCTGAAGATGCTAAAATTGGTAGTTCGTTTATAACATTGGTTGTTGCATCAGAATACCGTGTGGTAACCGGATTTGAAGTTCTGTTACGACCAACTCCGGTTGTTCAGTCACTTAATTCGTCGGCAGTGGCGCCCGGATCAGAGTTAACGATTAAAGGTTTGTCTCTTAATGCTGAATACAATCCATCGGTTACAATCGGTGGTGTAACGGCAAATATTACTTCAAATACCGAAACCGAATTAAAAGTAACAGTACCTGCTTTAGAGGCCTACGAGGAAGCAGAAGTTGAAGTAACAACTATGCACGGTACATCAAAATCAGATTTCTTGTTCTTTGCAGGCGAAAACCTGATTGTGAATGGAGAACTGGATATGGGTAGCGGTAATGATTTCGATAACTGGACAAAACTAAACGGTGGCGACCAAATGACTGAGGTAAGCGGCGATGATGCCTACTACGGAAGATCGATGAGAGTTGTAGGTGCTGCCAGTAATCCTTGGAATACGCAGTTTGCCAGCGATCCTGTTATGCTGATGGAAAATACAGAATATACTGTTGTTATTTTGGCAAAAGCCGAACTCGATGGAGCAATAATGAGGGTTTCAGCATCGCAGTGGCCTGATGATTATTTCTATGGCGACGATGTTGAATTGACAACCGATTGGCAACAATATGCCTGGACGTTTACCGGACAAGAGCTGGAAAACGGCACCCGAATCGTACTGGATATGGGACATACCGATGTTCCGTTTGTAGTGGATAATATTACGCTGATTCAAGGAGCTTCTGCGCCTGTTGGAAGCTCTCCTGAACTATTGACCAATGGAAGTTTCGAAGAGGATCTTACCGGCTGGGAAGTGCTGAACGGAGCTGACAATGCCGAGATTACTGCTGCCGAATCATATTGCGGAAGTAAATCGCTGAAAGTTGTTGGAGCCGGTGGTAATCCATGGGATGTACAAATTGCTGCCAATGCTTTGGAACTGGAAGTAGGAATGCAGTATGAATTGGGATTCTGGGCAAAAGCAGCAGGCGAAGAAGGTTTCTTCCGGGTGTCTGCATCAAAATACGATGGTCAGGGTAGCGATTTCTTATACTCGCCTGATTTTGCGTTGACCACTGACTGGGCTTATTATTCAGTGGTGTTTGAAGCAAAAACTACAGCAACCGGCGACGTTAACATTGTTATTGATGCCGGAGCAACAACACAAACAATGTACATTGATGCAATGAGCCTCAAAGAATATGTTACAAGAGAAAGTGAATATGCAAATGGCGGATTTGAAGAAGATCTTACCGGATGGGAAGTTTTGAATGGAGCTGATAATGCATCAGTAACAGCAGCTGAATCCTACGAAGGAGATAAATCGCTGAAAGTTATTGGAGCCGGTGGAAACCCATGGGATGTACAAATTGCAGCCGATGCCGTGGCACTTACTGTTGGTCAGCAATACAAAGTAAGTTTTTGGGCAAAAGCAGCTGGCGAAGAAGGTTTCTTCAGAATATCGGCCTCGCAGTACGACGGACAGGGTAGCGACTTCTTTTACTCGCCAGATTTTAACCTTACAACCGAATGGGCTTATTACTCAAAGGTTTTCGAAGCTAAAACCACTGCAACCGGAGATGTTAGGGTGTTGATAGATGCCGGAGCTACTACGCAAACGCTGTATATCGACAATCTTATTATTGCCGAATACGATGAGCCGTGTGGAGAATAA
- a CDS encoding glycoside hydrolase family 43 protein — MRNRKLNPAKWMLTIIFVLSFTAIVCGQDNTKVRVKNSPVFLEATYQGNDKIYQENPLETDEFYNPILQGCYPDPSITRKGDDYFLVTSSFVMFPGVPIFHSKDLVNWKQIGHVLESKSQLRIANLGISRGVYAPAIRYNPHNDTFYMITTQVAGDLGNMVVKTQDPFDGWSEPYKLNFNGIDPSLFFDDDGKAYVVHNDAPDVGKELYQGHRVIKIWEYDLENDQVIKGTDKIIVDGGVDITKKPIWIEAPHLYKKDGRYYLMCAEGGTGGWHSEVIFVSDKPDGPFIPAANNPILTQRYFPAGRTNKVDWAGHADLVLGPNDQYYGVFLAVRPNEKQRVNTGRETFILPVDWSGDFPVFVNGLVPMQPKLKMPDGVENETGKDGFLPNGNFSYTEDFSSEKLDYRWIGLRGPREDFISKTENGLQINPFEVNIAEVKPTSTLFYRQQHNAFSFSATMDYIPESEKDMAGLVCLQNEKSNYVFGMTKKGSEYYILLERNEWPGRIGEHKSTLVASNKIEIKGAVKLQVKANGDDYEFVYSTNGKDFVNLGGIVSGDILSTDVAGGFTGALIGLYATSANDIIPE; from the coding sequence ATGAGAAATAGAAAATTAAATCCAGCGAAATGGATGCTGACCATCATCTTTGTATTATCCTTCACTGCTATAGTTTGCGGGCAGGATAATACAAAGGTCAGGGTAAAAAACAGTCCTGTTTTTCTGGAGGCAACTTACCAGGGGAACGACAAAATTTATCAGGAGAATCCTTTGGAAACCGATGAGTTTTACAATCCAATTTTGCAGGGTTGTTACCCCGATCCGTCGATTACACGAAAAGGTGACGATTATTTTCTGGTTACTTCGTCGTTTGTAATGTTTCCGGGTGTGCCTATTTTCCATTCAAAAGATCTGGTTAACTGGAAACAAATCGGTCATGTACTTGAGAGTAAATCTCAATTGCGGATAGCCAACCTCGGAATCAGCAGAGGCGTTTATGCCCCTGCAATCCGCTACAATCCACACAACGATACGTTTTACATGATAACCACCCAGGTTGCAGGCGATTTGGGAAATATGGTGGTAAAAACACAAGATCCGTTTGATGGGTGGAGCGAACCTTACAAGTTAAATTTCAATGGTATCGATCCTTCTCTGTTTTTCGATGACGATGGAAAAGCTTATGTGGTGCATAACGATGCTCCCGATGTCGGAAAAGAATTGTACCAGGGACACCGTGTAATAAAAATTTGGGAGTACGATCTGGAAAACGATCAGGTGATTAAAGGCACCGATAAAATTATAGTTGACGGCGGTGTTGATATTACTAAAAAACCGATTTGGATTGAAGCACCTCATCTTTATAAAAAAGACGGGCGCTACTATTTGATGTGCGCCGAAGGAGGTACAGGTGGCTGGCACAGCGAGGTAATTTTTGTAAGCGATAAACCCGATGGGCCATTTATTCCGGCGGCTAATAATCCGATTCTTACGCAGCGCTATTTTCCTGCCGGCCGCACCAATAAAGTGGATTGGGCCGGCCATGCCGATTTGGTTCTCGGACCTAACGATCAGTATTACGGTGTGTTTTTGGCGGTTCGTCCAAACGAAAAACAACGTGTAAATACCGGTCGCGAGACCTTTATTTTACCGGTCGACTGGTCGGGCGATTTCCCGGTATTTGTAAACGGACTTGTACCAATGCAACCCAAGTTGAAAATGCCAGACGGCGTTGAAAATGAAACCGGAAAAGATGGCTTCTTACCCAACGGAAATTTCTCTTACACCGAGGATTTCTCATCCGAAAAACTGGATTATCGCTGGATTGGACTGAGAGGCCCCCGTGAAGATTTTATTTCCAAAACTGAAAACGGATTGCAAATCAATCCTTTTGAGGTAAATATTGCAGAAGTAAAACCTACTTCCACACTTTTTTACAGGCAACAGCACAATGCTTTTTCATTCTCTGCTACTATGGATTATATTCCTGAATCGGAGAAAGATATGGCAGGGCTGGTTTGTCTGCAAAACGAAAAATCGAACTATGTATTTGGCATGACCAAGAAAGGCAGCGAGTACTATATTTTGCTCGAACGTAACGAATGGCCCGGAAGAATCGGGGAACATAAATCAACACTTGTTGCCAGTAATAAAATTGAAATTAAAGGTGCTGTAAAACTGCAGGTGAAAGCCAATGGCGATGATTATGAATTTGTGTACTCAACCAACGGGAAGGACTTTGTGAATTTGGGAGGCATTGTTTCGGGCGATATACTTTCAACCGATGTTGCGGGAGGATTTACCGGGGCGTTAATAGGTTTATACGCTACCTCTGCAAATGATATAATCCCGGAGTAA
- a CDS encoding glycoside hydrolase 43 family protein, translated as MIKTFKILLSLIFLVAGNIQMLAQRPQNPIIYSDVPDVSMIRTGEAYYMSSTTMHMSPGVPIMKSTDLVNWEIVSYCYDTLEDTAALNLESGQNAYGKGTWASCMRYHDGTFYVSTFSSTTGKTYIYKTKNIEGGKWEKISFSPSYHDHTLFFDDDNRIYMIWGAGELSIVELKNDFSGVKEDTKRVLIDEASAPVGEDIALRAEGSQLFKIQGKYYLFNICWPRGGMRTVVVHRAENINGPWEGKVVLQDRGIAQGGLVNTPDGEWFSYLFRDMGSVGRIPYMVPVKWENGWPVLGIGGKVPDVLNLPENTGPIPRIVNSDDFSRKNDEPDLPLVWQWNHNPDNTLWSLKERSGYLRLKTGRVDENIEQARNTLTQRTIGPVCSASTLIDVSNMKDGDCAGLVLFQKKYGWVGIKSENGEKYIVMVGVNQGFDENSRPTYLTKEFERLPLNQEIVYLKAECDFTNLKDVADFYYSLDGETWMKIGNQLKMEYSLPQHFMGYRFGLFNYSTKTPGGYVDFDWMKIVDKI; from the coding sequence ATGATAAAGACGTTTAAAATACTGCTTTCGTTAATATTCCTTGTTGCCGGTAATATACAAATGCTGGCTCAAAGGCCGCAAAATCCAATTATTTATTCCGACGTTCCGGATGTTTCGATGATACGGACGGGTGAGGCATATTACATGAGCAGTACAACTATGCATATGTCGCCGGGTGTCCCGATCATGAAGTCAACAGATCTGGTTAATTGGGAAATTGTAAGCTATTGTTACGACACGTTGGAAGATACCGCTGCTTTAAACCTGGAAAGCGGGCAAAACGCTTACGGGAAAGGAACGTGGGCAAGTTGTATGCGCTACCACGATGGTACTTTCTATGTCAGTACTTTTTCGTCGACAACAGGAAAAACGTATATCTACAAAACAAAAAATATTGAAGGTGGCAAGTGGGAAAAGATAAGTTTTTCACCTTCCTATCACGATCACACCCTGTTTTTCGATGATGACAATCGCATTTATATGATTTGGGGTGCAGGAGAACTTTCGATTGTAGAATTGAAAAATGACTTTTCAGGAGTAAAAGAAGATACCAAAAGAGTGTTGATTGACGAAGCCAGCGCACCTGTCGGTGAAGATATAGCACTACGTGCCGAAGGTTCTCAGCTGTTTAAAATTCAGGGGAAATACTATTTGTTTAATATTTGCTGGCCACGGGGCGGTATGCGAACGGTTGTTGTTCATCGCGCCGAAAATATTAACGGGCCCTGGGAAGGAAAGGTGGTATTGCAAGACAGAGGTATCGCCCAGGGAGGACTTGTAAATACGCCCGATGGCGAGTGGTTTTCCTACTTGTTTCGGGATATGGGATCAGTTGGACGAATACCTTATATGGTTCCCGTTAAGTGGGAAAATGGCTGGCCGGTATTGGGAATTGGCGGTAAAGTCCCCGATGTTCTCAATCTGCCTGAAAATACCGGACCTATACCAAGAATTGTTAACTCTGATGATTTTTCACGTAAAAATGATGAACCCGATTTGCCGTTGGTTTGGCAATGGAACCATAATCCGGATAATACACTGTGGTCGCTTAAGGAACGATCGGGTTATTTGCGCCTGAAAACCGGCCGTGTTGACGAAAATATTGAACAGGCAAGGAATACTTTGACACAAAGAACTATAGGACCGGTTTGTTCCGCATCAACTTTAATTGATGTTTCGAATATGAAAGACGGCGATTGTGCAGGTCTGGTATTGTTTCAAAAAAAATATGGCTGGGTGGGTATAAAATCTGAGAATGGTGAAAAATATATTGTAATGGTTGGAGTTAACCAGGGTTTCGATGAAAATTCCAGGCCAACTTATTTAACCAAAGAATTTGAGCGTTTGCCTTTAAATCAGGAAATAGTCTACCTGAAGGCTGAATGCGATTTTACAAACTTAAAGGATGTTGCCGATTTCTATTATAGTCTCGATGGCGAAACATGGATGAAAATTGGGAATCAACTTAAAATGGAATATAGTTTACCGCAACATTTTATGGGGTATCGATTTGGATTGTTTAACTATTCCACAAAAACTCCCGGCGGGTATGTCGATTTCGACTGGATGAAAATTGTGGATAAAATATAA
- a CDS encoding endo-1,4-beta-xylanase, translated as MKHFFNLILIGIVLNYTGFAQTGGDDPGSKPVIVEAESGSVGSNYSIHTEGDVSYVAPDVNYTGASYPGASESVITYQVTFQSAGSYQLFARMRVGANGFDDDSYFSAAGFGENSLTNSAEWVMINGLANSGFTGDKNVVYAAGNAGTEVWKWVNVSNNFYENITDPFVVEEGNLTVTFQIGSREDGLEFDKIAFGKADLYFTVEALDNELAGSVEWPEDPVYPGPPLAEGKPKFLGNVKSSGDNSFVNMWNQLTPGNEGKWGSIASTIDTTSWDWSGLDELYTFAKDNDILFKEHTLIWGSQQPSWISGLDQGKQLEYIEYWISKCAERYPETDFVDVVNEPLASHSPPDGVSGRADYKDALGGNGETGWDWVIKAFELAREYFPETTKLLLNDYGIINNNTATSTYIEIVNLLNDRGLIDGIGVQGHRFALESTPNSTLNYNLNRLAATGLPIYITELDLGNIDNTGTPDDNEQLELYQRIFPLLWEHPAVEGITLWGYLENDMWQETCYLVRSDGTLRPALTWLAEYINETVLTTGTENLIDRDAVQIKSFPNPFSSSTKIQFDLERYEHVSIKILDSAGREVTALMDENLDSGTHVFTWNARNSSGKKMNGGVYICQFIAGEQIVTTKLLLVE; from the coding sequence ATGAAGCACTTTTTTAATTTAATACTGATTGGCATAGTTTTGAATTATACAGGTTTCGCTCAAACCGGTGGCGACGATCCGGGAAGTAAACCTGTTATAGTTGAGGCAGAATCAGGAAGTGTCGGAAGCAATTATTCGATTCATACCGAAGGCGATGTGTCTTATGTTGCTCCCGATGTAAACTATACCGGCGCTTCATATCCCGGGGCGAGTGAAAGCGTTATAACATATCAGGTTACTTTTCAGAGTGCAGGTTCGTATCAACTATTTGCAAGAATGCGTGTTGGTGCGAATGGTTTTGACGACGACAGTTATTTTAGCGCAGCTGGTTTTGGCGAAAATAGCCTGACCAATAGTGCAGAATGGGTAATGATAAACGGATTGGCCAATTCCGGATTTACCGGCGATAAAAATGTAGTTTATGCCGCAGGAAATGCCGGAACAGAAGTTTGGAAATGGGTAAATGTTTCAAATAACTTTTATGAAAACATAACAGATCCTTTTGTTGTGGAAGAAGGTAATCTGACCGTTACTTTTCAGATTGGAAGTCGCGAAGACGGATTAGAATTTGATAAAATCGCTTTTGGTAAAGCAGATCTTTATTTTACGGTTGAAGCGCTGGATAATGAGCTCGCAGGTTCAGTAGAATGGCCGGAAGATCCGGTATATCCGGGACCACCTCTTGCCGAAGGGAAGCCTAAATTTTTGGGAAATGTGAAATCGTCAGGCGACAATTCATTTGTAAATATGTGGAATCAGCTAACGCCCGGAAATGAAGGGAAATGGGGAAGTATTGCAAGCACCATAGATACCACAAGCTGGGATTGGTCAGGACTTGATGAGTTATACACTTTTGCAAAAGACAATGATATTTTATTTAAGGAACATACCTTGATCTGGGGATCACAACAGCCATCCTGGATTTCGGGTCTCGACCAGGGGAAACAATTGGAATACATAGAGTACTGGATCAGTAAATGTGCCGAACGCTATCCTGAAACAGATTTTGTTGATGTGGTGAATGAACCACTGGCAAGCCACAGTCCGCCCGATGGCGTAAGCGGAAGAGCCGATTATAAAGATGCACTTGGCGGCAATGGAGAAACCGGCTGGGACTGGGTAATAAAGGCATTCGAACTTGCCCGGGAATATTTTCCTGAAACAACGAAATTGTTGCTTAATGATTACGGGATTATAAATAATAACACAGCTACCTCAACATATATCGAAATTGTTAACCTGTTAAACGATCGCGGACTTATTGACGGAATAGGCGTACAAGGACACCGGTTTGCGCTTGAAAGTACACCAAATTCTACATTGAACTATAATTTAAACCGGCTGGCAGCAACTGGTTTGCCCATTTATATAACTGAGCTTGACCTTGGAAATATCGATAACACGGGCACTCCCGACGATAATGAGCAGTTGGAATTGTACCAAAGAATTTTTCCGCTTTTGTGGGAACATCCTGCAGTTGAAGGCATAACATTGTGGGGGTACCTGGAAAACGATATGTGGCAGGAAACCTGTTACCTGGTGAGGTCAGACGGAACCTTGCGACCTGCTTTAACCTGGTTGGCCGAGTATATAAATGAAACCGTACTTACTACGGGAACCGAAAATTTAATTGATCGGGATGCTGTTCAAATAAAGAGTTTTCCGAACCCTTTCAGTTCTTCAACAAAAATTCAGTTTGATTTAGAGCGATACGAACATGTCAGCATAAAAATATTGGATAGTGCCGGCAGGGAAGTTACTGCATTAATGGATGAGAATCTTGATTCCGGCACGCATGTATTTACCTGGAATGCCAGGAATAGCAGTGGAAAAAAAATGAACGGCGGTGTTTATATCTGTCAGTTTATAGCAGGGGAACAAATCGTAACAACGAAATTGCTTCTTGTTGAATAA
- a CDS encoding glycosyl hydrolase 115 family protein: MRERKNTISKFLFSLIAFVLVFGYCSAQTEWQKEDESFVSFIQDKNDFELVKEGNVAPIVLSQDEFPGVIQVVDYFKNDLKMVTDADVEVLNEVSSGTSFPVIIGTLGRSKLIDELVSKKKLNVDEIVGKWESSLIQVVKNPFPNVDKALVIAGSDKRGTIYGLFELSKQMGVSPWYWWADVPVKKHENIFVKNGRYIISEPKVKYRGIFLNDEEPALGGWVREKFGGFNQQFYARVFELILRLRGNFLWPAMWGKAFYDDDPANGVLADKLGIVISTSHHEPLGRAHVEWERYGNGPWDYTKNEKVLKEFWREGMERCKDYEKVVTVGMRGDGDEAMSEGTNIALLERIVKDQRKIISDVTGKKPEETPQVWALYKEVQDYYDKGMRVPDDVTLLLCDDNWGDVRKLPEPGAPEHKGGFGMYYHFDYVGGPRNYKWINVTQIQRVWEQMNLTYSHGVDRIWVVNVGDLKPMEYPISFFLDMAWDPTQFNQNNLLNHTEKWCAEQFGEEYATEAARIINQYTKYNHRVTPELLNAETYSLENYNEFERVRNDYRDLALDAMRLYNLVPNDTKDAFDQLVLFPVNASSNLYEMYYALAMNKKLAGQNDPAANDWADEAIECYRRDSILTIHYNQQIADGKWNHMMDQMRIGYTYWQQPDVATRPEVKYVEVPEIPRNQLAFEEADGYVSIEAENYQLTNGTEAISWEVIPDLGKTGSAITTFPQNAYPAETDSVYLEYNIDFKSTGIFDVEVLVSPSLNFNANKGLRYAISFDGEAEQLVNVNGEYRGELGQWQAARIISTTTKHEIKEAGVHQLRVRVLEPGLVLQKIMIDTGALKPSYLGAPESKQVKMEK; the protein is encoded by the coding sequence ATGAGAGAACGAAAAAATACAATATCGAAATTCCTGTTTAGTCTGATTGCCTTTGTTTTAGTATTCGGCTATTGTTCGGCACAAACAGAATGGCAAAAAGAAGATGAAAGTTTTGTTTCGTTCATCCAGGACAAAAATGATTTTGAACTTGTAAAAGAAGGAAACGTAGCACCAATAGTCCTTTCTCAGGATGAATTTCCGGGAGTGATTCAGGTTGTTGACTATTTCAAAAACGATTTGAAAATGGTTACCGATGCAGATGTGGAAGTGTTAAACGAGGTTTCATCAGGAACATCATTTCCCGTAATTATTGGAACCCTTGGTCGCAGTAAACTAATTGACGAACTGGTTTCAAAGAAGAAATTAAATGTTGATGAAATAGTGGGGAAATGGGAATCGTCGTTAATACAGGTGGTTAAAAATCCGTTTCCGAATGTGGATAAAGCACTGGTAATTGCCGGCAGCGACAAGCGGGGAACTATTTACGGCCTATTCGAATTATCAAAGCAAATGGGCGTTTCGCCCTGGTATTGGTGGGCCGATGTTCCGGTGAAGAAGCACGAAAATATTTTTGTTAAAAACGGACGCTATATTATTAGCGAACCAAAAGTAAAATACCGCGGCATATTTTTAAACGACGAAGAACCTGCGCTGGGAGGATGGGTACGCGAGAAATTTGGCGGTTTTAACCAGCAGTTTTATGCCCGTGTTTTTGAGTTAATCCTTCGTTTACGCGGAAATTTTCTTTGGCCGGCCATGTGGGGAAAAGCATTTTACGACGATGATCCTGCAAACGGTGTTTTGGCCGACAAGCTGGGGATTGTAATCAGTACCTCGCACCACGAACCACTTGGGAGAGCACATGTTGAGTGGGAGCGCTACGGCAACGGCCCGTGGGATTATACAAAAAACGAAAAGGTGCTGAAAGAATTTTGGCGCGAAGGCATGGAGCGTTGCAAAGACTACGAAAAAGTGGTTACCGTGGGGATGCGTGGCGATGGCGACGAAGCCATGAGCGAAGGTACAAACATTGCACTGCTTGAGCGCATTGTAAAAGATCAGCGCAAAATAATTAGCGATGTTACCGGTAAAAAGCCCGAAGAAACGCCACAGGTTTGGGCATTGTACAAAGAAGTGCAGGATTATTACGATAAAGGTATGCGCGTGCCCGACGATGTAACGCTTTTGTTGTGCGACGACAACTGGGGCGATGTTCGGAAGCTTCCTGAACCAGGAGCCCCGGAACACAAAGGTGGTTTTGGTATGTATTATCATTTTGATTATGTGGGCGGTCCGCGAAACTATAAGTGGATAAACGTTACACAAATTCAGCGGGTTTGGGAGCAGATGAACCTTACTTACAGTCACGGCGTAGATCGCATTTGGGTAGTCAACGTAGGCGACCTGAAACCCATGGAATACCCCATTAGTTTTTTCCTCGATATGGCATGGGATCCAACGCAATTCAATCAGAATAATTTATTGAACCATACTGAAAAGTGGTGTGCGGAACAGTTTGGCGAAGAATATGCCACTGAGGCAGCAAGAATAATCAATCAATATACAAAATACAACCACCGGGTAACGCCCGAGTTGCTGAATGCAGAAACCTACAGTCTGGAGAATTATAACGAATTTGAGCGGGTACGGAACGACTACCGCGATTTGGCTTTGGATGCCATGCGCCTGTACAATCTGGTTCCGAACGACACAAAAGATGCGTTCGATCAGTTGGTGCTTTTCCCGGTAAATGCATCTTCAAACCTGTATGAAATGTATTACGCATTAGCCATGAATAAAAAACTGGCCGGGCAAAATGATCCGGCAGCTAACGATTGGGCCGACGAAGCCATTGAATGTTACCGGCGCGATTCAATATTAACAATCCACTACAACCAGCAAATTGCTGACGGAAAATGGAATCACATGATGGATCAGATGCGCATTGGTTACACTTACTGGCAGCAGCCGGATGTTGCAACTCGTCCCGAAGTAAAGTATGTTGAAGTGCCTGAAATACCGCGCAACCAGCTTGCTTTTGAAGAGGCTGACGGTTATGTTTCCATCGAGGCAGAAAATTACCAGCTGACAAACGGAACTGAAGCTATTAGCTGGGAGGTAATTCCTGATCTTGGCAAAACCGGATCGGCAATAACTACTTTTCCGCAGAATGCTTATCCCGCAGAAACCGATTCGGTTTACCTGGAATATAACATCGATTTTAAATCGACAGGAATTTTTGATGTTGAGGTGCTGGTTTCGCCAAGCCTGAACTTTAATGCCAACAAAGGACTGCGTTATGCCATTTCGTTTGATGGCGAGGCCGAACAGCTCGTTAATGTGAATGGAGAGTACAGAGGAGAATTGGGCCAATGGCAGGCAGCCCGGATAATTAGTACTACAACCAAACACGAAATAAAGGAGGCCGGAGTGCATCAATTGCGCGTGCGTGTTTTGGAGCCGGGTCTTGTTCTGCAAAAAATAATGATCGACACCGGAGCCTTAAAACCAAGCTACCTGGGTGCACCTGAAAGTAAACAAGTAAAAATGGAGAAATGA